One part of the Streptomyces sp. NBC_00286 genome encodes these proteins:
- a CDS encoding alpha/beta fold hydrolase codes for MSAPVSHSVPSSFSGGPRSVTFSVPSPLGPLPVTLAYTRVGSGEPLLLLHGIGHHRQAWDPVIDILAVERDVIAVDLPGFGESPALADGLAHDLPTMNSALGALCQALEIERPHVAGNSLGGLLALELGRAQLVRSVTALSPAGFWSPVERRYAFGVLQAMRQTAIRMPLPVVERLSRTAAGRTVLTSTIYARPGRRSPEAVVAETLALAQAKGFVETLRAGVSVQFTDDVPGLPITVAWGTRDRLLVRRQGVRAKYVIPDARLVRLPGCGHVPMNDDPALVARVILDTSR; via the coding sequence ATGTCCGCCCCGGTCAGCCACTCCGTCCCCTCCTCGTTCTCCGGCGGCCCGCGGTCCGTGACCTTCTCCGTCCCCTCCCCGCTCGGCCCGCTGCCCGTGACCCTCGCGTACACGCGCGTGGGCAGTGGCGAACCGCTTCTGCTGCTGCACGGGATCGGCCACCACCGGCAGGCCTGGGACCCGGTCATCGACATCCTGGCCGTCGAGCGCGATGTGATCGCGGTGGATCTGCCCGGCTTCGGCGAGTCCCCCGCGCTGGCCGACGGGCTCGCCCACGATCTGCCGACGATGAACTCCGCGCTCGGCGCGCTCTGCCAGGCGCTGGAGATCGAACGCCCGCATGTGGCGGGCAACTCGCTGGGCGGGCTGCTGGCCCTGGAACTGGGCCGCGCCCAGCTCGTACGGTCCGTGACGGCGCTGTCACCCGCGGGCTTCTGGTCGCCGGTCGAGCGACGGTACGCCTTCGGGGTCCTCCAGGCGATGCGGCAGACCGCGATCCGTATGCCGTTGCCGGTGGTCGAGCGGCTGTCGCGTACCGCGGCCGGGCGCACCGTGCTGACCAGCACCATCTACGCTCGCCCCGGCCGGCGCTCACCCGAGGCGGTCGTCGCCGAGACGCTCGCGCTGGCTCAGGCCAAGGGATTCGTCGAGACGCTCCGGGCCGGCGTCTCTGTCCAGTTCACCGACGACGTCCCCGGGCTTCCCATCACGGTGGCGTGGGGCACAAGGGACCGGCTTCTGGTGCGGCGGCAGGGGGTCCGCGCCAAGTACGTCATCCCGGACGCCCGGCTCGTACGGCTGCCCGGCTGCGGCCACGTCCCGATGAACGACGACCCGGCCCTCGTCGCCCGCGTCATCCTCGACACCAGCCGCTGA